The following is a genomic window from Solidesulfovibrio sp..
CAGGCCATGGCCGAACTGACCGCCACCGGCCTGGATGCGCTGCTCAAGGCGCAGGTCGCCGCCGGCAAGCCCCTGCTCGGCATCTGCGTCGGCTGCCAGATCCTGCTGGAGTACAGCGCCGAAAACGACACCACCGCCCTGGGCGTCATCCCCGGCCAGTGCGCCATGTTCTCCCAGGGACTGACCGACGAGGACGGCCTGCCCATCCGCATCCCGCACATGGGCTGGAACAGCGTGGCCCTGCGCCAGGACTGCGAACTCTTCGACGGCATCGACGCGGCCTCGGAATTCTACTTCGTGCACAGCTACTACCCCGTGCCGGCCGACCAATACGTCATCGGGGTGACGACCTACGGCCTGCCGTTTTGCTCCCTCCACGGCCGCAAAGGGCTTTGGGCGGTGCAGTTCCACCCGGAAAAAAGCGGCCGCCCGGGCCTGGCCCTGCTCGCCAACTTCGCCGCCTACTGCAAGGAGGCCTGATCCATGCTCTCCAAACGCGTCATCCCCTGCCTCGACGTGCGCGACGGCAAGCTCACCAAGGGCATCAAGTTCAAGGGCAACGTGGACATCGGCGACCCGGTCGAAACCGCCCGCCTCTACTACGAGGCCGGTGCCGACGAACTGGTCTTCTACGACATCACCGCCTCCAGCGAAGGCCGGGGCATCATGCTCGACGTGGTGGACAAGGTCGCCAGCCAAATCTTCATCCCCTTCTCCGTGGGCGGCGGCATCGCCACCGTCGAGGACATGCGCGCGGTGCTCTTGGCCGGCGCCGAAAAAATCTCGGTCAACTCCGCCGCCGTCAAAAACCCGGACATCATCAGCCAAGGCGCGGCCGCCTTCGGCTCCCAATGCGTCGTGGTCGGCATGGACGTCAAACAGGTGCCCGTCAGCGACGCCATTCCCTCCGGCTACGAAATCGTCATCCACGGCGGCCGCAAACCCATGGGCCTCGACGCCATCGAATGGGCCAAGACCGTGGAAGCCCTGGGGGCCGGCGAAATCTGCTGCAACTCCATCGATGCCGACGGAGCCAAGACCGGCTACGAACTGACGCTCACGCGGCTTATCAGCGAAGCCGTCACCATCCCGGTCATCGCCTCGGGCGGCGCCGGCAACCCCGACCACATGGCCGACGCC
Proteins encoded in this region:
- the hisH gene encoding imidazole glycerol phosphate synthase subunit HisH, giving the protein MLAILDYKAGNQTSVRRALTHLGIPCRITADPAVIADAAGVIFPGVGAAGQAMAELTATGLDALLKAQVAAGKPLLGICVGCQILLEYSAENDTTALGVIPGQCAMFSQGLTDEDGLPIRIPHMGWNSVALRQDCELFDGIDAASEFYFVHSYYPVPADQYVIGVTTYGLPFCSLHGRKGLWAVQFHPEKSGRPGLALLANFAAYCKEA
- the hisF gene encoding imidazole glycerol phosphate synthase subunit HisF, translating into MLSKRVIPCLDVRDGKLTKGIKFKGNVDIGDPVETARLYYEAGADELVFYDITASSEGRGIMLDVVDKVASQIFIPFSVGGGIATVEDMRAVLLAGAEKISVNSAAVKNPDIISQGAAAFGSQCVVVGMDVKQVPVSDAIPSGYEIVIHGGRKPMGLDAIEWAKTVEALGAGEICCNSIDADGAKTGYELTLTRLISEAVTIPVIASGGAGNPDHMADAVTKGKASAALIASIVHYGEYSIKDCKDHMASRGVKVRRVW